In Halorussus limi, a genomic segment contains:
- a CDS encoding MnhB domain-containing protein, with amino-acid sequence MSTVIARTVTRTVVPIILVTAVALLLQGHNLPGGGFIGGVLTVTAFALIYIIYGLNYLEEELLHQNREVLIESIQHGIVGNYQLAFGLGLAVAAVAGLVPLLFGGNFLLQDYWVLHHLPVYGELHVASALAFDLGVYFVVVGALLTILAVVGTE; translated from the coding sequence ATGAGTACGGTCATCGCACGAACGGTCACGCGCACAGTGGTACCGATAATCCTCGTGACCGCCGTCGCCCTGCTCCTGCAGGGCCACAACCTCCCCGGTGGCGGCTTCATCGGCGGAGTCCTGACGGTGACGGCGTTCGCGCTGATATACATCATCTACGGGCTGAACTACCTCGAGGAGGAACTGCTCCACCAGAACCGCGAGGTCCTGATAGAGTCCATCCAGCACGGCATCGTCGGGAACTATCAGCTCGCGTTCGGACTCGGACTGGCGGTCGCCGCGGTCGCGGGGCTGGTTCCGCTCCTGTTCGGCGGAAACTTCCTCCTCCAGGACTACTGGGTCCTGCACCACCTGCCCGTTTACGGCGAACTGCACGTCGCGAGCGCGCTGGCGTTCGACCTCGGCGTCTACTTCGTCGTGGTCGGAGCGCTCCTCACGATTCTCGCGGTGGTGGGAACCGAATGA
- a CDS encoding sodium:proton antiporter, whose translation MTQFVLAGVLGVLFALGTFLVLRRDIVRVVWGVTIISQSANVYLVTMGGLSGSVPVLAHGGHGGGGHVTDPLVQALVLTAIVIGFGTTAFALVLTYRVYEEHGTIDLLELGEKA comes from the coding sequence ATGACCCAGTTCGTCCTCGCGGGGGTCCTCGGCGTCCTCTTCGCGCTGGGGACCTTCCTCGTCCTGCGCCGCGACATCGTGCGCGTCGTCTGGGGCGTCACCATCATCAGCCAGTCGGCGAACGTCTACCTCGTGACGATGGGCGGTCTCTCGGGGAGCGTCCCCGTCCTCGCCCACGGCGGGCACGGCGGTGGCGGCCACGTCACCGACCCGCTGGTGCAGGCGCTCGTGCTGACCGCCATCGTCATCGGCTTCGGCACGACCGCGTTCGCGCTCGTGCTGACCTACCGGGTATACGAGGAACACGGAACCATCGACCTGCTCGAACTGGGTGAGAAGGCATGA
- a CDS encoding complex I subunit 5 family protein — MSGQFVIAPLLVALVTAIATLLTRRFGRAQVTLSLLGGLGYLGAVAWLVSEVDPLGATNVYSYQVSGWQAPFGITLVADSLSAFMLAFSAVIALAALVFSSAYVDTFGQRVSYHPLYHFMLVGVTGSFLTGDIFNLFVWFEVMLMSSYVLVVFYSGPEHTRAALQYVVLNLVGSAVMLLAIGGLYSTTGTLNMADLSRRVADPAAFGGFSVAPVLGLSALLFAVFALKAGLAPFQFWVPAAYRAAPAPVSAMLAGVVKKVGVYAIIRVYFTVFAGAAFSGLSLPGLSVPEGESALLAFYGPILFVMAGASIVVGGLGAVGRDDLDGLLAYSSIGQVGFIVLPLAIAATATDPEVRVLGVAAALVYALNHGFAKSLLFMASGAVYDAVGTEQFPDLGGLSETAPWLSGGFFVGIIALVGIPPLSGFFGKMLVFDAAGRTESGLGLPVALFGAILTIAYFSRAWNRGFWGEPSMLVQHGDTRFTLVAVVVALAVAIAVLGVGFDVVMRAAEAGAHAALNRQEYVDTVLGGVESSGGGGHA; from the coding sequence ATGAGCGGACAGTTCGTTATCGCACCGCTGTTGGTCGCGCTCGTCACGGCGATAGCCACCCTGCTGACCCGCAGGTTCGGCCGGGCGCAGGTGACGCTCAGCCTGCTCGGCGGCCTCGGCTACCTCGGGGCCGTCGCGTGGCTTGTCTCGGAGGTGGACCCGCTGGGCGCGACGAACGTCTACAGCTATCAAGTGTCGGGCTGGCAGGCACCGTTCGGAATCACGCTGGTCGCCGACTCGCTGTCGGCGTTCATGCTCGCGTTCTCGGCGGTCATCGCGCTCGCCGCGCTGGTGTTCTCGTCGGCGTACGTCGACACCTTCGGCCAGCGCGTCTCGTACCACCCCCTCTACCACTTCATGCTGGTCGGGGTCACGGGGTCGTTCCTCACCGGCGACATCTTCAACCTGTTCGTCTGGTTCGAGGTGATGCTGATGTCGAGTTACGTCCTCGTGGTGTTCTACAGCGGTCCGGAACACACCCGCGCGGCGCTCCAGTACGTCGTCCTGAATCTGGTCGGGAGCGCGGTCATGCTGCTGGCCATCGGCGGCCTCTACTCGACCACCGGGACGCTCAACATGGCCGACCTCTCCCGGCGCGTGGCCGACCCCGCCGCGTTCGGCGGTTTCTCGGTCGCCCCCGTCCTCGGTCTCTCGGCGCTCCTGTTCGCCGTCTTCGCGCTCAAGGCCGGACTCGCGCCGTTCCAGTTCTGGGTGCCCGCCGCGTACCGCGCCGCGCCCGCTCCGGTGTCGGCGATGCTCGCGGGCGTCGTCAAGAAGGTCGGCGTCTACGCCATCATCCGGGTCTACTTCACCGTGTTCGCTGGCGCGGCCTTCTCCGGCCTGTCGCTGCCCGGCCTCTCGGTCCCCGAGGGCGAGAGCGCCCTGCTGGCGTTCTACGGCCCGATTCTGTTCGTAATGGCCGGGGCGAGCATCGTCGTCGGCGGACTGGGCGCGGTCGGCCGCGACGACCTCGACGGTTTACTGGCGTACTCCTCCATCGGACAGGTCGGGTTCATCGTCCTGCCGCTGGCCATCGCGGCGACGGCGACCGACCCGGAGGTTCGGGTCCTCGGCGTCGCGGCCGCGCTGGTCTACGCCCTGAACCACGGCTTCGCGAAGAGTCTGCTGTTCATGGCGAGCGGCGCGGTGTACGACGCGGTCGGCACCGAGCAGTTCCCGGACCTCGGCGGTCTCTCGGAGACCGCGCCGTGGCTCTCGGGCGGGTTCTTCGTCGGCATCATCGCGCTCGTCGGCATCCCGCCGCTCTCGGGCTTCTTCGGGAAGATGCTCGTCTTCGACGCGGCCGGTCGGACGGAGTCGGGCCTCGGGCTGCCGGTCGCGCTGTTCGGCGCGATACTCACCATCGCGTACTTCTCGCGGGCGTGGAACCGCGGCTTCTGGGGTGAACCCTCCATGCTCGTCCAGCACGGCGACACCCGGTTCACGCTGGTCGCGGTCGTGGTCGCGCTGGCCGTCGCCATCGCGGTGCTCGGCGTCGGCTTCGACGTGGTGATGCGCGCCGCGGAGGCGGGCGCACACGCCGCGCTGAACCGACAGGAGTACGTCGACACCGTCCTCGGCGGCGTCGAAAGCTCCGGGGGAGGTGGTCACGCGTGA
- a CDS encoding Na+/H+ antiporter subunit E, whose product MTSRKWPVVGVLLAVLWLFVRGVALDPATVVGEFLIGLAFGLPVAFAFRRFYTEETALVRNLRALPYAGLYVALFLKELATANVDVAYRVLSPSMPLEPDVVVVPLRVETDAAITTIANSITLTPGTLTMDYDDETNTLYVHGITGRNREAVLEPIRAWEDYALVIFDEDRKPGDPVPEVPGVPRADGRTDGGERRESRTSADERSESAGSPQAERDDSERDAGGESDGE is encoded by the coding sequence GTGACGTCCCGGAAGTGGCCCGTCGTCGGCGTCCTGCTGGCGGTCCTCTGGTTGTTCGTCCGCGGTGTGGCGCTCGACCCGGCCACCGTCGTCGGCGAGTTCCTCATCGGTCTCGCGTTCGGACTGCCGGTCGCGTTCGCGTTCCGGCGGTTCTACACCGAGGAGACCGCGCTCGTGCGCAACCTCCGGGCGCTCCCCTACGCGGGCCTCTACGTCGCGCTGTTCCTCAAGGAACTGGCGACCGCGAACGTGGACGTGGCCTACCGCGTCCTCTCGCCGAGCATGCCCCTCGAACCCGACGTGGTGGTCGTACCGCTCCGGGTCGAGACCGACGCCGCCATCACGACGATTGCCAACTCCATCACGCTGACTCCCGGCACTCTGACCATGGACTACGACGACGAGACCAACACGCTGTACGTCCACGGCATCACCGGTCGGAACCGCGAGGCGGTTCTCGAACCCATCCGCGCGTGGGAGGACTACGCGCTGGTCATCTTCGACGAGGACCGCAAGCCCGGCGACCCGGTGCCCGAGGTTCCGGGCGTGCCCCGCGCCGACGGTCGCACCGACGGCGGCGAGAGACGCGAGTCTCGAACGTCGGCAGACGAGCGAAGCGAGTCTGCCGGAAGTCCACAGGCCGAGCGCGACGACTCCGAGCGGGACGCGGGAGGTGAGTCCGATGGCGAGTGA
- a CDS encoding monovalent cation/H+ antiporter complex subunit F — MASEAALLQPVVNAGLILAAAVTLLAGYRVIKGPTVPDRMVALDTIGTNVVAIAALFALATGRGLFVTVSLVLAIIGFISTIAVSQYVIEGDIIE, encoded by the coding sequence ATGGCGAGTGAAGCCGCGCTCCTGCAACCGGTCGTGAACGCCGGACTGATACTCGCGGCCGCGGTCACGCTGCTCGCGGGCTACCGAGTCATCAAGGGGCCGACGGTCCCCGACCGCATGGTCGCGCTCGACACCATCGGCACGAACGTCGTCGCCATCGCGGCGCTGTTCGCGCTCGCCACCGGTCGCGGCCTGTTCGTCACGGTGAGCCTCGTCCTCGCCATCATCGGGTTCATCAGCACCATCGCGGTCAGTCAGTACGTCATCGAGGGAGACATCATCGAATAA
- the mnhG gene encoding monovalent cation/H(+) antiporter subunit G, producing the protein MNAIHQLVVAALVAVGTFFLLVGTIGLIRFPDVYNRMHASSKAATLGASSMLFAGFVYYGPQGAGLTSLVGIVFLFVTAPTGAHLISRSAHKMGVPFYGQEAEWPEEPDESRSD; encoded by the coding sequence ATGAACGCGATTCACCAACTCGTCGTCGCCGCGCTCGTCGCCGTCGGGACCTTCTTCCTGCTGGTCGGCACCATCGGCCTGATTCGGTTCCCCGACGTGTACAACCGGATGCACGCCAGCAGTAAGGCGGCCACGCTGGGGGCCTCGTCGATGCTGTTCGCGGGGTTCGTCTACTACGGCCCGCAGGGCGCGGGCCTGACCTCGCTGGTCGGCATCGTCTTCCTGTTCGTGACCGCGCCGACCGGCGCGCACCTCATCTCGCGGTCGGCCCACAAGATGGGCGTGCCGTTCTACGGGCAGGAGGCCGAGTGGCCCGAAGAACCGGACGAGTCTCGGTCGGACTGA
- the coaBC gene encoding bifunctional phosphopantothenoylcysteine decarboxylase/phosphopantothenate--cysteine ligase CoaBC translates to MLAGVNVALGVTGSIAAVKVVELAHELRRRGASVRAVMTESARSIVHPWAVEFATDSPVVTEITGQVEHVELCGREGWADVLLVAPATANTVGKMAGAIDDSPVTTCATTALGADVPVVVAPAMHEPMYDHPGVLDAIDRVESWGVEFVDPRIEEGKAKIATEDAIALDVARATSPDRFAGANVVVTSGATSEPVDPVRVLSNRASGKTGRAVARACYALGADVTLVHRGEDVPYAEVAEVETAAEMTEAVLDRVEGGAADALVSAAAVSDYTVETADEKIRSGQDLTLDLTPTPKLIDAARDAGDLPIVGFKAETSGDDEAMVAAARETLRRADLSFVVANDASVMGDDRTRTLFVRENSTREYEGSKDELGWRVAEQLAEEL, encoded by the coding sequence ATGCTCGCGGGAGTCAACGTCGCGCTCGGGGTGACCGGTAGCATCGCGGCGGTCAAGGTAGTCGAGTTGGCCCACGAACTCCGCCGGCGGGGCGCGTCGGTCCGGGCGGTGATGACCGAAAGCGCTCGGAGCATCGTCCATCCGTGGGCGGTCGAGTTCGCCACCGACAGTCCGGTCGTGACCGAGATCACCGGACAGGTCGAACACGTCGAGTTGTGCGGCCGCGAGGGATGGGCCGACGTACTGCTCGTCGCGCCCGCGACCGCCAACACCGTCGGCAAGATGGCGGGGGCCATCGACGACTCGCCCGTGACCACCTGCGCGACCACCGCGCTCGGGGCGGACGTGCCAGTCGTCGTCGCGCCCGCGATGCACGAACCGATGTACGACCACCCGGGCGTGCTCGACGCCATCGACCGCGTGGAGTCGTGGGGCGTCGAGTTCGTGGACCCGCGAATCGAGGAGGGGAAGGCGAAGATAGCCACCGAGGACGCCATCGCGCTCGACGTCGCGCGCGCCACCTCGCCCGACCGGTTCGCGGGCGCGAACGTCGTCGTCACCAGCGGTGCGACGAGCGAACCCGTCGACCCAGTGCGAGTCCTCTCGAACCGCGCTTCGGGCAAGACCGGCCGGGCGGTCGCGCGCGCCTGCTACGCGCTCGGCGCGGACGTGACGTTGGTCCACCGGGGCGAGGACGTTCCCTACGCCGAAGTCGCCGAAGTCGAAACCGCCGCGGAGATGACGGAGGCGGTCCTCGACCGCGTGGAGGGCGGGGCCGCGGACGCGCTCGTCTCGGCGGCCGCCGTCTCGGACTACACCGTCGAGACCGCCGACGAGAAGATTCGCTCCGGGCAAGACCTGACCCTCGACCTGACGCCGACTCCGAAACTCATCGACGCCGCGCGAGACGCCGGCGACCTCCCCATCGTCGGGTTCAAGGCCGAAACCTCGGGCGACGACGAGGCGATGGTCGCCGCGGCCCGGGAGACGCTCCGGCGCGCGGACCTCTCGTTCGTGGTCGCCAACGACGCCAGCGTGATGGGCGACGACCGGACTCGGACGCTGTTCGTCCGCGAGAACAGCACGCGCGAGTACGAGGGGAGCAAGGACGAGTTGGGGTGGCGGGTCGCCGAGCAGTTGGCCGAGGAGTTGTAG
- a CDS encoding DUF7344 domain-containing protein, translated as MSEQTGTQNINDVSAAFDLLRDARRRGVIYTVKRNGRTSVSELARRIAAWQTADGDESPDPATVETSLAHAHLPKLVDAGVVEYDREAGTVELAETTDGLDPFLERTSEREPGLVRAARTSNLERALEI; from the coding sequence ATGTCGGAGCAAACCGGAACCCAGAACATCAACGACGTAAGCGCGGCTTTCGACCTCCTCCGTGACGCCCGACGCCGGGGTGTCATCTACACGGTGAAGCGAAACGGCCGGACCTCGGTCTCCGAACTCGCCCGTCGTATCGCGGCGTGGCAAACCGCCGACGGCGACGAGTCGCCGGACCCCGCGACCGTCGAGACGTCGCTCGCCCACGCGCACCTCCCGAAACTGGTCGACGCTGGCGTCGTCGAGTACGACCGCGAGGCCGGGACCGTCGAACTCGCCGAAACCACCGACGGCCTCGACCCGTTCTTAGAGCGGACCAGCGAACGCGAACCGGGACTGGTTCGGGCCGCCCGAACCTCCAACCTCGAACGCGCCCTCGAAATCTGA
- a CDS encoding 50S ribosomal protein L11, translated as MAETIEVLVPGGQADPGPPLGPELGPTPVNVQEVVNEINDQTEAFDGTEVPVTITVEDDGSFDIEVGVPPTAALIKDEAGFDTGSGEPQKDFVADLSIDQVRTIAEQKSPDLLAYDTKNAAKEIVGTCASLGVTIEGDDAREFKEKVDAGEYDDVLLGEAEA; from the coding sequence ATGGCTGAGACGATAGAAGTACTCGTCCCCGGCGGGCAGGCGGACCCCGGTCCGCCTCTCGGTCCCGAACTCGGACCGACGCCGGTCAACGTACAGGAGGTCGTCAACGAGATAAACGACCAGACGGAGGCGTTCGACGGTACCGAAGTCCCCGTGACCATCACAGTCGAAGACGACGGTAGCTTCGACATCGAAGTGGGCGTCCCGCCGACGGCGGCGCTCATCAAGGACGAAGCCGGGTTCGACACCGGAAGCGGCGAACCCCAGAAGGACTTCGTCGCGGACCTCTCCATCGACCAGGTCCGAACCATCGCCGAGCAGAAGTCTCCCGACCTGCTCGCGTACGACACCAAGAACGCCGCGAAGGAGATAGTCGGCACCTGCGCCTCGCTCGGCGTCACCATCGAGGGCGACGACGCCCGCGAGTTCAAGGAGAAGGTGGACGCAGGCGAATACGACGACGTTCTGCTCGGCGAAGCGGAAGCGTAA
- a CDS encoding OBG GTPase family GTP-binding protein yields the protein MGLEEEIENLREEIAETPYNKSTESHIGRLKAKLAEKKEKLENQSSAGGGEGYHVEKHGDATVAFVGFPSVGKSTLLNSLTAAESEVGDYEFTTLNVNPGMLQYNGANIQLLDVPGLIEGAAHGRGGGQEVLSVVRAADLVVFVLSVFEIDQYERLRKELYENKIRLDQEPPSVKISKKGKGGIRVTSSVDLELSEDVVKEVLREYGYVNADVTIREQLDVDRLVDGVMDNREYIPSIVSVNKVDLIEPDYVETVNEELRDHGIDPEEAIFISAQKEKGLDSLKQTIWEELGLMRIYMDKPGRGVDRDEPLVMKQGSTVGDAARKLGGELEDRFRFARVSGPSAKHDEQQVGTEHELADEDVLRLVVRK from the coding sequence ATGGGACTGGAGGAAGAAATCGAGAACCTCCGCGAGGAAATCGCCGAGACGCCGTACAACAAGTCCACCGAGAGCCACATCGGGCGGCTGAAGGCCAAACTCGCGGAGAAGAAGGAGAAACTCGAGAACCAGTCCTCCGCCGGCGGCGGCGAAGGCTACCACGTCGAGAAGCACGGCGACGCGACCGTCGCGTTCGTCGGCTTCCCCAGCGTCGGCAAGTCGACGCTGCTCAACTCGCTGACCGCCGCAGAGAGCGAGGTCGGGGACTACGAGTTCACGACCCTCAACGTCAACCCCGGGATGTTGCAGTACAACGGCGCGAACATCCAACTGCTCGACGTGCCGGGTCTCATCGAGGGCGCGGCCCACGGCCGGGGCGGCGGACAGGAGGTCCTGTCGGTCGTGCGCGCGGCCGACCTCGTGGTGTTCGTCCTCTCGGTCTTCGAGATAGACCAGTACGAGCGTCTGAGGAAGGAACTCTACGAGAACAAGATTCGGCTGGACCAAGAGCCGCCCAGCGTCAAAATCTCGAAGAAGGGCAAAGGCGGCATCCGCGTCACGTCGAGCGTCGACCTCGAACTCTCGGAGGACGTGGTCAAGGAAGTCCTCCGGGAGTACGGCTACGTCAACGCCGACGTGACCATCCGCGAGCAGTTGGACGTCGACCGCCTCGTCGACGGCGTGATGGACAACCGCGAGTACATCCCCTCCATCGTCTCGGTCAACAAGGTCGACCTCATCGAACCCGACTACGTCGAGACCGTCAACGAGGAACTGCGCGACCACGGCATCGACCCCGAGGAGGCCATCTTCATCTCCGCCCAGAAGGAGAAGGGACTCGACTCGCTCAAGCAGACCATCTGGGAGGAACTCGGCCTCATGCGAATCTACATGGACAAGCCCGGCCGCGGCGTCGACCGCGACGAACCGCTGGTGATGAAACAGGGGTCGACCGTCGGCGACGCCGCCCGGAAACTCGGCGGTGAACTCGAAGACCGCTTCCGGTTCGCCCGCGTCAGCGGGCCGAGCGCCAAGCACGACGAGCAGCAGGTCGGCACGGAACACGAACTCGCCGACGAGGACGTGCTTCGACTCGTCGTTCGCAAGTGA
- a CDS encoding TIGR04206 family protein: MADLDFRRPVALLALAALPWTVLASGDLVFAWGLASLDPIHVTILWDYLLVYTRGLPNRLLAWPVAVLLYLLAVGNALLGTLEPNWEDRRVTGGLLALAGISDLWFALGMARPGLLAVPVGSVLLWTAAWWFHWSDLRTALW; this comes from the coding sequence ATGGCCGACCTCGATTTTCGGCGACCGGTCGCGCTACTCGCGCTCGCCGCGCTCCCGTGGACCGTTCTCGCCTCCGGCGATTTAGTCTTCGCGTGGGGGTTGGCGTCGCTCGACCCGATTCACGTCACGATCCTCTGGGACTACCTGCTGGTGTACACGCGCGGACTCCCGAACCGACTGCTCGCGTGGCCCGTCGCGGTCCTGCTCTACCTCCTCGCTGTCGGGAACGCACTTCTGGGCACGCTCGAACCGAACTGGGAGGACCGGCGCGTGACCGGCGGTCTGCTCGCGCTGGCGGGTATCAGCGACCTCTGGTTCGCCCTCGGAATGGCACGACCGGGGTTGCTCGCGGTTCCGGTCGGGTCGGTCCTGCTCTGGACCGCGGCGTGGTGGTTCCACTGGTCGGACCTCCGGACCGCGCTTTGGTAA
- a CDS encoding VOC family protein yields the protein MNATLDHVMVRVEDLEETLDWYGDHLDYEEKGRWEADTFTNVYLGPEDLHEEGAVLEITYNHDDRTYEMGDAWGHIAVRVDDVYDAYEQLMDEGVEDYRDPDSCGGSYAFVKDPDGHEVEIVERDYGARWSLDHTMIRVEDVDEALGWYTRKLEYEHTGRWESDTFANYFMKPEGAADEAMAVELTYNYDGRTYDLGEAWGHLAVRAEDLQDDWATLMERDAEDYRDPESCDNRYAFTKDADGHEIEILERDE from the coding sequence ATGAACGCCACGCTCGACCACGTGATGGTGCGCGTAGAGGACTTGGAGGAGACGCTCGACTGGTACGGCGACCACCTCGACTACGAGGAGAAGGGTCGCTGGGAAGCCGACACCTTCACCAACGTCTACCTCGGGCCCGAGGACCTCCACGAGGAGGGCGCGGTCCTCGAAATCACGTACAACCACGACGACCGAACGTACGAGATGGGAGACGCGTGGGGCCACATCGCCGTGCGCGTGGACGACGTGTACGACGCCTACGAGCAACTGATGGACGAGGGCGTCGAGGACTACCGCGACCCCGACTCCTGCGGCGGGTCGTACGCCTTCGTCAAGGACCCCGACGGCCACGAGGTCGAAATCGTCGAACGCGACTACGGTGCGCGCTGGAGCCTCGACCACACCATGATTCGCGTCGAGGACGTCGACGAAGCGCTCGGCTGGTACACCCGGAAACTGGAGTACGAACACACCGGCCGCTGGGAGTCCGACACCTTCGCAAACTACTTCATGAAGCCGGAGGGCGCGGCCGACGAAGCGATGGCCGTCGAACTGACGTACAACTACGACGGCCGGACGTACGACTTGGGCGAGGCGTGGGGACACCTCGCCGTTCGCGCCGAGGACTTGCAGGACGACTGGGCGACACTGATGGAACGCGACGCCGAGGACTACCGCGACCCCGAGTCCTGCGACAACCGCTACGCCTTCACGAAGGACGCGGACGGTCACGAAATCGAGATTCTGGAACGCGACGAATAG
- a CDS encoding DUF7827 domain-containing protein produces the protein MTTTNHKIRSVLLTATLVASVFAGTVAFGGTALAADLNDGERYWQGQTVRSQDVQYDESVQAQSGSVGNNVKLEVMQVDSDGDATELAKEVFTNGTGGLTLQTSGLSGDYRLQTAQNNYLIANFSVASQNLTASFDAASVDNQFDTSTQLTLNSRRAGYNATVTADGLSPSQLENVFDEGAQSPTQTQDGIAIDSIQSENLATNFSGIDAGNYTFTVEVNDTGATATADINVTEGGSAQSSFATDGVISEQRGDNASFTVNLTNTRSTTVTIGGDAVNWKANFTVYDNNTDGQVALDFNTYATAGATDPTTFVTAEGEDAVRTHGAQGVYSGSNLSPGAISDPIASGTYETTVGVGNSTQDVTQIVLRDGSVTGAQVWTHPRTSTANLPNEVSGLLENVAQDDSIAMQDLAVVQVSASGLYGNLTSQAQLDNGTGDPYALNFTQTNAGANARGNFFNGSAAEKVYFDEQNNTFFAVVDTQSNNIEVGDDYRASFKIAESSPLVSQTQTANASFSVVERTLEFTNLNSSNVLTVPSGETNITGETSIAPGTTFNVQVQSDQFVRTSQATVTSNGTFSAPFDFSNVQPGTELTVSATANGASAEVDGMVVEGGAVQTTTTAAETTTTTETTTTTTTETTTTTTTTETTETTTETTTEGGGGGGIPGFGIGVALVALLAAALLALRRSR, from the coding sequence ATGACAACGACAAATCACAAGATTCGTAGCGTTCTCTTGACGGCCACGTTGGTCGCGTCCGTGTTCGCGGGCACGGTCGCGTTCGGCGGGACGGCCCTTGCGGCAGACCTGAACGACGGCGAACGTTACTGGCAAGGGCAGACAGTACGGTCGCAGGACGTCCAGTACGACGAAAGCGTCCAAGCACAGAGCGGTTCTGTCGGAAACAACGTGAAACTCGAAGTTATGCAGGTCGATAGCGACGGAGACGCCACCGAGCTCGCCAAAGAGGTGTTCACCAACGGCACAGGTGGTCTTACGCTGCAAACTTCGGGACTTTCAGGTGACTACCGTCTGCAGACTGCGCAGAACAACTACCTGATCGCGAACTTCTCGGTGGCGTCGCAGAACCTGACCGCGTCCTTCGACGCCGCTTCGGTGGACAATCAGTTCGACACCTCGACTCAACTCACCCTCAACTCCCGACGTGCAGGGTATAACGCGACAGTCACCGCCGACGGTCTGTCGCCGAGTCAACTAGAGAACGTCTTCGACGAGGGAGCGCAGTCGCCGACTCAGACCCAAGACGGAATCGCTATCGACAGCATCCAGTCGGAGAATCTCGCCACTAACTTCAGCGGTATCGACGCCGGTAACTACACGTTCACCGTCGAAGTGAACGACACCGGCGCGACGGCCACGGCGGACATCAACGTCACCGAAGGCGGCAGCGCCCAGTCGTCGTTCGCGACGGACGGCGTCATTTCGGAGCAGCGCGGTGACAACGCTTCGTTCACCGTGAATCTCACCAATACCAGAAGTACCACTGTCACCATCGGCGGCGACGCGGTCAACTGGAAGGCCAACTTCACCGTCTACGACAACAACACCGACGGACAGGTCGCTCTCGACTTCAACACCTACGCGACCGCTGGCGCCACCGACCCGACGACGTTCGTTACCGCCGAGGGCGAAGACGCTGTAAGAACGCACGGCGCCCAAGGCGTCTACTCCGGGAGCAACCTGAGTCCGGGCGCTATCAGTGACCCCATCGCGTCGGGCACCTACGAGACGACCGTCGGCGTCGGTAATTCGACGCAGGACGTGACCCAAATCGTCCTGCGAGACGGGTCCGTCACGGGCGCTCAGGTCTGGACCCATCCGCGGACGAGTACTGCGAACCTCCCGAACGAGGTCAGCGGACTCCTCGAGAACGTCGCCCAAGACGACTCCATCGCCATGCAGGACCTCGCGGTCGTACAGGTCAGCGCCTCCGGTCTCTACGGCAACCTCACCAGTCAGGCGCAACTCGACAACGGCACGGGCGACCCCTACGCGCTGAACTTCACGCAGACGAACGCCGGCGCGAACGCGCGCGGCAACTTCTTCAACGGTTCTGCCGCCGAGAAGGTCTACTTCGACGAGCAGAACAACACGTTCTTCGCCGTCGTCGACACGCAGTCCAACAACATCGAGGTCGGTGACGACTACCGGGCCTCGTTCAAGATAGCCGAGAGTAGTCCGCTCGTAAGCCAGACTCAGACGGCCAACGCGTCCTTCAGCGTCGTGGAGCGCACCTTGGAGTTCACGAACCTGAACTCCAGCAACGTGCTCACCGTCCCGTCCGGCGAGACGAACATCACCGGGGAGACCAGCATCGCTCCCGGTACCACGTTCAACGTGCAGGTCCAGTCCGACCAGTTCGTCCGGACCTCGCAGGCGACGGTCACCTCGAACGGAACGTTCTCGGCCCCGTTCGACTTTAGCAACGTGCAACCGGGAACCGAACTCACGGTTTCCGCGACGGCCAACGGTGCGAGCGCCGAGGTCGACGGTATGGTCGTCGAGGGCGGTGCCGTGCAGACGACGACCACGGCGGCGGAAACGACGACCACGACTGAAACCACCACGACGACCACGACTGAGACTACCACGACGACCACGACGACGGAGACCACCGAAACGACGACGGAGACGACCACCGAGGGCGGCGGTGGCGGTGGCATCCCCGGCTTCGGTATCGGTGTCGCGCTCGTCGCACTCCTCGCGGCGGCGCTACTCGCGCTTCGGCGAAGTCGATAA